The genomic segment AAAATTCTATGGGACCTTTACCAGTTAACCTTTTTATATTCTATTATTTTTACGAAGAACGTCACATGATGTATCAGGACTGGATTTCACGGGTGATCTTAGCAACGCCAAGTTTGCTGAGCATTAAGAATTTTCCTTGGTCTATAAAATCAGCGTAggcttagggaaaaaaaaaaaaaaccgctcagTAAACGTACCACTGCTAGGATCGGTTAATTATACCATTTGGGTCAGGCGAAAGCAGTGGTCAACACACTCATTGGCTGTTAGGTATCAGAGTGTCAAAAAAGGATCCACATCAACGCTGGTTACTCTCACATCGCAGAGTTCGTTCAGCAGACGTGAACAGAATGACCCACATGGCTCAGTGACGTCACCACCACAAGATGGTGCACATTGTGATGACGTCATGAAGAGACGCACGAGAAAAACATaacacgaaaagaaagaaatgagacagTGATAAAATTAGCAGAATAAGAAGACAACATGACACAAAGCAAAATTATGGCAGTTGGGAAGTCTTAAATAACGCTTGTTGAAAGCGATGACTGTCTTGAGTGACGTCAGTATTACGTCAACCATGTTTAGACTGAAGCGAACAGGAGATGAGTGATGTCAAACCTAACGCACAACGAATAAGACCCGCGCGGCCCAAGCAGATGACAGGATTCTGTCATGACGTCAGTGGAAGATTACAGCACAACAAACAGATACAATCAGGAGATGACGACAACCAGAATGACGTCAGCAGGGCGATGACAGGCGCACCAGCAGGACGTCACCTGGAGATGACGCCTCTCCTGTCACCATGAGTACAACAGTATCCAACAGACGTTCCTGCAATGACGCTTGTAAGAGATGACGCATGTTAAGATGACGCCAGCGTGACACAGGTCAGGgattcccccgaaaacggagtatggctgcctacatggcggggttaaaaacggtcatacacgtaaaagcccactcgtgtacgtacgagtgaacgtgggagctgcagcccacgaacgaacgaagaagaagaaaaagttttaGTGATGAAGACTTCATGAGATgatggtgtggttcgtccgtcgggatcgacgaggatctgaagtggttcgtcctctgttggtccccaccggcacccagctctcacttatgggtcctagaagctgctagcatgcggcagcgcccaaccaccgggcaacggctttgacaggctggctgaaccaggtgagggtagctgacaggtctcaaaccctcggtgagttagggcttatctacccaagcatgtgaagactggatccggcggactctgcggaagaaaccttcatggtaaCTACGATGATGACAACAAGACACGTAGGAACGCTCCAGTTCAAAGCGTGACAAACGGATCAGTTCAGTGAACGacttgatgtgatgtgctgtttaTAACGGGGCAGATGATAACCACAAGGATAAGAAGTGAAATCTGGACTGCGCGGCACAAGAGAAGAAAGCACACCATAGAATGACGACATTGACAATGGAGtatggaacagaaaagaagttGGGgtaaagtccttttttttttttttttagcatcttAGATTCAGGGACcgattttaccggcaatttttcgTGCATGGAAGAAACTATATTACCACCAGTAAatgttgtgacccattttcagtggttttcgactctaTTTTGTGGGTTATTTTACAAAAATCTTATGCGGAATCTGTCGCTAAACTAACGTGCCGCCATCTTGCTCTTTCTGTTTTTGGCCCTGCAAACCAtgagaacacaaacaaaaaacatggcggcttgagacaacaagtgtcggttcgggttcacattatgggtcatttcgcgtcgtGTTATACCGTTTTTGACaaagtaaacaaagtgagtctatgttttaacccggtgttcggttgtctgtgtgtgtgtgtgtgtgtgtgtgtgtgtgtgtgtgtgtgtccgtgtgtctgtgtgtccatggtaaactttaacattgacattttctctgcaaatactttgtcagttgacaccagattaggcataaaaataggaaaaattcagttctttccagtcttcttgtttaaaacaatattgcacctatgggatgggcacacaaaaaaaaaaaaaaaaaaaaaaatgaagcctaattatatgcaaactgcatttactgttatatttatattttttgtattctctaaacttggcactttgatctgatattctgacccaacaacaagagcagtcattattatcatttttttgttcaaacagggactacttttgctaagcatggaagttttattcattttgcaaacgtttggtgcagatagtataaagggaaagtactctgtaattaatgctaggggacttaattcgaatctgtttgtttgttgttgtctttttgttgttttttttgttgttttttaaacgcgaagctttataataacaaatacagaacacattttaacgattagatttgtttttaagtgtatcacaagtgagtcttgaaggccttgcctctcttgtttttattagaAGGGTAAATCACAGGCAGTGTGTCATTATTTCAGATGCCTCCATTGCAAAAGACACGAAAATTTTTGTTAGAATTGATCCCAGAATTTAGCACGCTAAATTAGGATAAGGTATTCACCCGCAACTGAAAGGCGATAAAACGATTCTAATAAACTGACTCCTTTTTGCCTCTCTTAAGGTGTGAATAAAGACTACAATGAGAATTGTGCTTCTACAGAAtcaatgaatgtttttttttgtttttttgttttttaattaatttcattatttttctgtACATCTCTGTTTGATTATATGTGTTTATTCGAATAAGTAAAGGATTTGTACAGAGCTCACAGTTAGTTTCATCTCGTATCATAGCACTGCATaaaatatattatcatcattattctcattattcTCACAACTGGAGGCAGAAACATACGGCTTCATGTAGGATGTGCCCAGATATTGCATGCATGGCTCTCTCTTCTGATGAAAGCTGAAAGTTCGGTCTTCCGAGGATGAAGACTCGGAATCAAAGGAAAGAAGGTGTTAAATGACacgagagaagacagacagacagacagacagacagacagacagagacactacaaacacagggagacacagagagacacaaagagaaagagagacagagaccgagagacacacagagacagacagacagacagagacactagacagagatacacatagagacagacagacagacagagacagagggacacacagagagacagaaagcgagacagagacagaaacaaagggggacacacagagagacagaaagagagacagagacacagagatagagaccgatagacacatagagagacagtcagagacagaaagagacagaaacagacagagacacagagagaaacagaaagagagacagagacaaagagacagagatacacacacacacacacacacacacacacacacacacacacacacacacacacacagagagagaaagagacacacacacagacacacacacaaacagagaaagagacacacacagagacacacacacacagaaagacagagacacgcagacagacaaacagacatagacagagagatatacagtcGGAGAGGTCTAGGGGGAGGGGTACTAgtgacgggtggggggtggggcaggtctaggtcaaggtcaaggttccAGGTCAGGGTTCTGCATGCCCCTCTTCATCTGCAGGGTGATGTAGGTGTACACACGTCGCCACGCCTCCGCCGTCTCCGGGTCGTAGCGCTCCCCCAGCACCTGGCTGAACCCGTAGTGCAGGGACGGCCACagcctctgaacacacacacacacatacacacacacacacatatatatatatatatatatatatacgcatgtttgcacgcatacacacacaaacgcacgcattcatacacgcacacatacacacacacacacgcacgcacgcacggacggacgcgcgcgcgcacacacgcacacatgcattcacaacaagcacacacacacacacacacacccatatacacactcacgcacatacacacacgcacgcacgcactcgcacacacacacacacacacacacacacacacacacacacacacacacacaaatcaacgaGATAGCGGAAATACAACTGGAATGACAATCTCGATAATATCTTTAATGTCAACGAcagcatgataaaaaaaacaaataaaataataaataagattatatatatatatatatatatatatatatatatatatgtatgtatgtatgtatgaatgtgtgtgtgtataaatatataatgcAGCAAGAAGAGAAGAGGGAACTCTGTAAAACGCAAACCTCTGCAAAtgcccaatatatatatatatatatatatatatatatatatatatatatatatcatattctttcttcttcttcttctttctgttacacgacaaacatcgacttgccgatgattctgtcgtggttcatgcatgctgggtattttcgtgtctccataacccaccgaacactgacgtgggttacaggatctttaacgtgcgtatttgatcttctgcgtgcgtatacacatacacgcgaaaggggttcaggcactagcaggtctgcacatatgatgacctggggtatcggaaaaatctccaccctttacccaccaggcgccgtcaccgtgattcgaaccctggaccctcagattgaaagtccaacgcttaaaccactcggctattacctCCCTTATCATTAATAGTAGGTAATCATTTGATTACCTCCCCtaactcccatcccccctcccaccccacacgccCCCGGTCCACCCCCTCTTACCGACCCCCCCACCTACCTCTACACTCCCACCCTCCTTCAACATTTAAGgttggacgggtgcaatagccaaatggttaaagcgttggactttcaatctgagggtcccgggttcgaatctcggtgcacctggtgggtaaagggtggagatttttccgatctcccaggtcaacatatgtgtagacctgctagtgcctgaacccccttcgtgtgtatgcgcacacagaagatcaaatacgcacgttaaagatcctgtaattcatgtcagcgttcggtggggttatggaaacaagaatatacccagcatgcacacccccgaaaacggagtatggctgcctacatggcggggtaaataaataaaaacggtcatacacgtaaaatgttacatgtctgtctgagtgtgtatgtgtgtgcgtctgaaatctgattgaatgacacaggaaacgaatgatgagcgcccagtggcagccgtcagtcggctctacccaggtaggcagcctgtggtgcaaatgtccccgtgtatgtaaagcgcttagagcttggtctctgaccgaggataggcgctatataagtatccacgtcaatcaatcaatcaatcaatcaatatcagCAGCATGCTGTCCCTCCCCAGAAGGGGGCACGGGAAGAGTGAGCTTCCCAcccttcccatccccacccccacccacacccaccttcagCATCTGAGGTTTAACGTGGCGCCGCACGTGGGTCTGGCCGATGGAGACGAGGACGGAGTTGAGGAAGAGTGAGTCCTCCAGGCCCTCCACAGCTGCCCCAAGTCCCTCCATGACGGTGACGGCGTGCCTCTGAAGCATGTCCCGGTCCACGGCCATCTCCAGCTGGGACACCTCGTTCAGCTGAACGATCTTGGGGAACAGCCGCTTCAGGTCTGGCTCTGTCTCGAACAGTCTGGAACATCACCAGGACAcacttttagatatatatatatatcttttgttcagacaaaggtttTACAGGCATAATTTCTATGGGAGGTACTTTGGCTCTGTCTTGAACACTCTGCAACAGAATTAGGGCAGACtttatacaacttttttttttttttttaattcagacaaaggttttaCAGGCATGGTACTGTGGGGGTTACTTTGACTGTATTGAACAGTCTGCAAGATAACGAGGTCGCACTTTTATGTACAATttcattcagacaaaggttttaCAGGCATAAATACTATGGGGAGTACTTTGGCTCTGTCTTGAACACTCTGCAACACAGTTAGGGCAGActttatacaatatatatatatatatatatttttttttttttattcagacaaaggttttaCAGGCATGAATACTATGGGGAGTACTTTGGCTCTGCCTTGAACAGTCAAGGcttgacttagcgcgttgggttacgctgctggtcaggcatctgcttggcagatgtggtgtagcgtatatggacttgacgcctccttgagcttctgatactgatactgatacttgaacAGTCTGCAAGGTACTGAGGTCagatttttattttcaatttc from the Babylonia areolata isolate BAREFJ2019XMU chromosome 21, ASM4173473v1, whole genome shotgun sequence genome contains:
- the LOC143296664 gene encoding neuroglobin-like; amino-acid sequence: MGNAHTVGCLEARAGREGGGGRGRGDKRQYLHKYLTARQVHLVQRSWDVMKADLSTLGVTVFLRLFETEPDLKRLFPKIVQLNEVSQLEMAVDRDMLQRHAVTVMEGLGAAVEGLEDSLFLNSVLVSIGQTHVRRHVKPQMLKRLWPSLHYGFSQVLGERYDPETAEAWRRVYTYITLQMKRGMQNPDLEP